AAACACATTGGCTTAATGTCTTTTAATGAAAGTGGTTTGCATTGCTTCACATTTGCGCAGCTTTTACACTGCATGATGGCGAACAAGATCATTAGCCATATATTCAGTAACCTCAGCACTGTGTTCGAATTTCACAGAAATGGAAAGGAAATGTGCACTGAAAGAGTAGAACTCAAACAATGGTCAGATTTGAACAACACCAGTTTCCAAATTCAAAGCACATTCGGGTTCAGGTTTTAAGTAAAAAGATATTTACCTCGGATCCCCACGGTAAAACCATGGGCAAGGAAAAATCTAAATAAAAactcaaatataaacaaaaaggTATTTACCAAAAAACAAGATATGAAATGGCACACACAATTCCAGGCCTGTAGAAAAGACAAActtaacaaacaaaacaatatatattgtataacaGCAACGTTAAGACAATGTTTTGGGCTTATCACAGTTTtgtctttggataaaaaaaaaagatccagtCCCATTTGATACTAGTACAAACCATCCTGTTCCCTCACCTTATTTCACTTGATCCACTACCCCCCACCACCTTTACTATATATTAACCCCATAAAGCTTTCTGAATTTAAACCTCATAAATGTAGCCtaataagaaaatatattaaaaaaagaaaatgtaaacaCTTAAATAAGTAAACGTTAAAAGAAAAAGGCATAGGCTATCTCAACATAAATGTTCTCGTTAAGGCTTAGCTTTTCAGTCTATCAGCAGAATAAAGAAATCTGTAATCTGTTTAACGGCCTGTGTAGATTACACCAAATACTCACAACAGCCAGGCCATATGATCTTATTCTGCATATTTCATTGCACCTGAAGAATATTGTTTTTTACACTTTTGATAACTGAACTTTAAAGAACAAGACCAGAACTTGTGTAGCGTAAAAGCCTCTGGGAGTCTCCTTCAGCCGCTGAGAGACAGCAGCAGGGCTCGAGGAACAGCCGACCGGCTGACGCGCACTAGCTTCATTAACTCTGCATGAAGACAGAGGAAAAGACACACCACGCACCCACGTGGCAACATCcccacagtcgcacacacacccccacagccccactgtcgcacacacacacacacacacacccccacagccccactgtcgcacacacacacacacacacacccccacagccccactgtcgcacacacacacacacacacacacacacagccccactgtcgcatacacacacacacaggcccacacaaacacacacaggcccacacaaatacacacacacacacacaccggcccactgtcgcacacacacacacacacacacacacaggcccaatGTTGCACACACAAAGGCCCACTGTCGCACAcacgtcgcacacacacactcacaccgagGTCTCCTTCGCTGGCCCCGCGCAGGTCTtctgaagagagggagagagagacacattaaCGTCGGCACTCTGGTGCGGAGGCCATCTTCTGACGGATGAATCCCCGCACTGAGCTCGACCAGGGAGTCTGGGAAATATTGGTCATGGCCCAAGTAGCTGCTGAAGTGGCCAAAGGGAATCTTTCATTCATTTATGCCAGTGTGATGGAAGCCATCTTGCTGACGTCATTTCAGACCTGGCTAGCACTGTACTGTACAAACATGTAGCACAGAAGAGAGCTGTAGAGTAGGAGACAAAACAACAGGAAAGAGGAGTCGGATAAAAAGAAAGTAACATCATGGATGGCTAGCAGAGAGCTCCACACTAATGGACTCGGTTGCTAGTGCGATTAATGGTCTGTTATTCAGAAATAGGTTTCTGACTAATGAAAGGAACTATtaatgcacatgtgtgaatTGCGTACAGTCCAGCCTAGCCAACAATGCACAGCTGGAACCATGAGCGCCTCAGGGTTCTATAGACGCAACGCGTCAGCATCAGCTGACCACTGAGCTACCCTACAGACACAGTACATTCAAAAAGAATAAGACCTTTCAAAGGCGTTGATTGAATACAGATATATCTTGGTGGGAGCTAGTGTCATGCTGAATCCATTAAGCCTGACACATTAGCTGTGTTCGGACCTGTCACGGATAGAGTGCACTACACAGGGGGCTCGCCATTTTGTACTGGTGTTCGAATTTTCAgcggttaatttcatgcactttatagtgcacttaaaataccccaaaTTTGAGTGCACATACGATGtcccctacatgttactcccgtataccacaatgcaatgcggccgtgtttttccggaggagaagaagatgaaTAACCGCAAAAACGAGTCtcagaaatgttcagcgtagtgtccgaattctcgtttgttcgttccctgtatagtgcactatatcatgaacactatgtAGGGAATAGTGAgcgagtgaatagggaacgatttcgaacagtTATGTTTCTGTTCCCAAGTGAATCTGGAGGGGAGGGCTAATGCAGCCAATGATGGGAAGCTTGGAGTGTGTACCCTGGCTGCCTGGCCTGGCCGAGGACAAGAGGGGACTGACTCACAGACacatctatttttagaatgcaacgcatctgcagcaggaataggcctgatgatgaacggcaatattaccaaccaaacatgtaatgcttattctccatcaaaacagtcagagttatcagagtattcattatttatttttgcaaacgttcaaaacacattttccttacaaaaatatatatgcgtctcacaatttaaatcacgttgaaccaaggcctgtaacggtttaaaaaaacaaaaacgaaacaagtagcctaaccatggcaaataatttaaaggtgcaaataaaacggcagcaaatggactatggaaatactcagcgttgcgatcttctctacacggccgggattacagctgcgtcttgcagcggtgaaaatagccgacacacttagttgctgcgggtctgctttcccggactcaccgttgtgtttcaggagcatatgttgccgcatagtacttgtagtactctggtagctcgatttcgctcggcatattttacatttcacctcatgatctcctatttctttaaagtatttcaattctttgctgcgctttgctttaaccgccatctcttaaatttttgaattctggcgtgcctgcacacggaaatttgatacatttcatttgctttgtgcccacggcatgcgttagtggcgccgcacagaaaattgatacatttgcttcagaaaactttgtttgtgtgtgtgtatatgcaaactcgagtttgcctgtccaccagccgagttcatttgtaacgaggagtactcgagtaatcgattcctcacgcccatccctactgaATACCCATCTACCGCATGGGGGGCAGGACAGGGGTAGGTCGTTTGAGGCTCCGTTGAAAGGTACAGGGTTCAATCCCCGATGTCTGCATCCCATAGTGAGGTTCCTACCCTCCGGCTTGCCCCTTACTGACTGGTATCTAGGATTCACTGAGCGTAAGCGGCTTCGGGTCACAGCGTTGGCTGCGTTCCTGAAGTGGTGAGGGTAGTCAACGGTAATACTCACTCCTGTAGAGATGGCGTTCTCCTTCCCATGGCTGTCTGCAGGCAACCCCGGCCGTCCGTTGGTCTTGTCGGCTGACGCCTGGTTACCCAACACCCTCCTCTGTGTGTTCAATAGACACAAACATGGGGACGACACTGTTTGAACACCTGGGCTGGTGGAATGCAGCTCTGGGGTCATGACTCCAATAGACAATTGATGGTGCCAAGAATGAAGGCGTTTGGAAGGAGAAGCTTACCCTGGAACCCATCTATTTATTTAGTTACCGAAAAAGTTTAGATACTGTCGGCACCGTCTCCTAGGGTTTGGCCAAAGAAATGACGTTTGATTATTCCTttggagtaaaaaaaaaagaaaacacagaccaatctctctccctctctctgagaacGCGCTGTCCCTTGCAGCATGGACGGATAAATGATTTCTTAATGGGGTCGAggaagacacctcaccctaaccgcCCACGAGGAGCAGGCTATTGCTATGCATAGTGGACCCCGCCCTCGCAGTGTGAATGTGGGTATAAATGGTTGtacgttgctttggataaaagcgtctgctaaatgccctgaatgtcaTTCATGTTATTctaactagggatcgaccgatatatcggtcgatccctagttagAATAACATGAATGacatatcggtatcggccgatacgcggccgattttcgcccaatttttttttttttacttgttctacctcacctgtttttactatttgttaaatagttttttatattgaagttcaataagtgttccttttttttaattgagacttgtaacatttgttatcagtgtaattttttatgattgagggagcaaaaaaaaaaaaaaaaaaaaagtagtatcggctctaaatatcggtatcggcgtatcggctaaggctgatgaaaaaatatcggtatcgtatcggccctaaaaaatctgtatcggtcgatccctaattcTAACAcagcttttaattttttttcagaTTCCATTAGTCTCATTTTGAATATCCGTTGGCAGCCCTATCACAGGGTGCCCCCCAGTAAGCGGGACTGACTAGGTGTGAGTAATTGAGTGAAATAATTAATGACAACAAAGCTAGATAATCTCCACCCTCATAATTCAACGAGGAGTGCATGTTGAGCCTCCCTTAGCTTCGCCTGCATCACGCCATTTCCCGTTGATAACATACGTATGTATGTTATCTCCTCCACTCAGGGGTCCATATTCCTCCTCTTCGACCGAATAGACCCTCTGGGGGGGCGCTTAAGGGAGGAGGCGTGGCCTATCATCACACCAGGCCACACGGTCGCCCAATCGAGGGACTCACGCTGCAGTCCGCCGCAGTCACGCCGTGTTCACACCCCCTCTGTCCGTCGACGGacctcattgactttgcataaGGCGctcgcgcaatgcattgtgggtccgtctgtTCTGTCGGCTCTGTGGCCCGAGTCAAAAAGTTTAGAAAAAACTTTTCAGGCACTTTTTGAGGCCGAGGGGCTCAGAGACCGGGGGACCGACCCACTGGAGGGTAACGGGCTGAGGCCGAGGGGTTCAGAGACCGGGGGTCCGACCCGCTGGAGGGTAACGGGCTGAGGCCGAGGGGTTCAGAGACCGGGGGTCCGACCCGCTGGAGGGTAACGGGCTGAGGCCGAGGGGTTCAGAGACCGGGGGACCGACCCAATGGAGGGTAACGGGCTGAGGCCGAGGGGCTCAGAGACCGGGGGACCGACCCACTGGAGGGTAACAGGCTGAGGCCGAGGGGTTCAGAGACCGGGGGTCCGACCCGCTGGAGGGTAACGGGCTGAGGCCGAGGGGCTCAGAGACCGGGGGACCGACCCACTGGAGTGGAACGGGCCGAGGCCGAGGGGCTCAGAGACCGGGGGTCCGACCCGCTGGAGGGTAACGGGCCGAGGGGTTCAGAGACCGGGGGTCCGACCCGCTGGAGGGTAACGGGCTGAGGCCGAGGGGTTCAGAGACCGGGGGTCCGACCCGCTGGAGTGGAACGGGCCGAGGGGTTCAGAGACCGGGggacaggttagggttagggttagccctaaccctaaccctaacccactggaggGTAACGGGCTGAGGCCGAGGGGCTCAGAGACCGGGGGACCGACCCACTGGAGGGTAACGGGCTGAGGCCGAGGGGCTCAGAGACCGGGGGTCCGACCCACTGGAGGGTAACGGGCTGAGGCCGAGGGGCTCAGAGACCGGGGGACCGACCCACTGGAGGGTAACGGGCTGAGGCCGAGGGGCTCAGAGACCGGGGGACCGACCCACTGGAGGGTAACGGGCTGAGGCCGAGGGGCTCAGAGACCGGGGGACAGACCCACTGGAGTGGAACGGGCCGAGGGGTTCAGAGACCGGGggacaggttagggttagggttagggttagggttagggttagccctaaccctaaccctaacccactggaggGTAACGGCTGAGGCCGAGGGGCTCAGAGACCGGGGGACCGACCCGCTGGAGGGTAACGGGCTGAGgccgtgcgtgcgggcgtgcgtgcgtgcgtgcgtgcgggcgtgcgtcTCCTGCCTGTACCTTGATGATGCCTCCGAAGGAGCGTGAGCGCCGGTGCTTCCTGTTGAAGGGACTCTGGGGGTCCGGCGCGGGGGTCCCCGGCTTCTGCTTCTCCAGCTGGAGGGGAGACAAGCGAAGCGTTACACGCCCAGACCCGGAGGGAGGGGCttcggccccccggcccccctgcaGGGCCCAGCCCCGGAGGGAGGGGCttcggccccccggcccccctgcaGGGCCCAGACCCGGAGGGAGGGGCttcggccccccggcccccctgcaGGGCCCAGACCCGGAGGGAGGGGCttcggccccccggcccccctgcaGGGCCCAGACCCGGAGGGAGGGGCTTCGGTCTCTGGTCCATATGgacggccccccggccccccggcccccctgcaGGGCCCGGCCCGGTCCGGTCCATTATAGTCAGTATtgaatcacgattattcaaacgattactTTGTGAGTTTgcaacatgatgtatttattcagcgcGTCTCTCTCCAGAACTCTTTGGAACTGAGAACTCTGAACATTTGCCTTAAAGAAAATACACACAATGGTCAAAACGAAAATGTCCagatctaaaataatgtaccgATATGTATCCAGCAGTACCCTCATCCTGttacatttaattaaaataaaaataaaaaacgaaaatttgatcatattagttttgtgatcgtttgacgctaaaatcgaattTGCGATCAAAATTGTATTAACGGCccagccccaacacacacacacacacacacacacacacacacacacacacacacacacacacacacacacacacacacacacacacacacacacacacacacacacacacacacacacacacacacacacacacacactagggctggggTAAACGATTATTTATTAAACGATTAATCGGGCGATTATTTCatagattagtcgactaatctaaTGACTAATTGGATGAATTCTtaataatatactttatttaaCAACAGTTTTGCACAGCAAAAAACCTTCTGCTTTACacgaaataaaataaatacaattgttTCACTGTTATACAAAATGAAAGGCCAGCCCATTTACTCTTTCACAGTACCAACATAACTCTTGTTCAAAAAATTCAAAAGTTGTAGTGCAAAAAAAACACTGTGCACAGTAGACATTCCTGAGTGTTTAACACAATATAAAATTCCTGTTTTCAGTGTAACAGTAACATAAATCTCTCATGCACAAAAGATCAAAAAAATGCAGTGCAAAAACCAACACTGTGCAGTGCCCAGTACAGACATTCCTGAGTgtttaagggtgcactcacactaggccatctggccgtggccgttttcacacctcaccgtgctcaaatctgccagtgtgagtgtggccagtctggccagtctggccaggccgggccaatttggccacttgggagaggtgtgctgctacggcacgggccgccAACCTGTTGACGCGTCGACTTCATCGACGCGTCGCTAcagctctaacacacacacacacacacctgtctgacGAGCCTCTTCTTCTTGGCGGAGGCCGGCAGGCTGCAGATCTGCTGGTGCAGCTCCCTGAGGGCGTGCTCCGTGTGGGGGGTCCCCCCCGCCGGAGAgccggcccctgggggccccccgCCCCGGGCCgacaggggggccgggggagggggggggcgtgttGAAGCAGACCTCCCCAGAgctgcagagagacaggtcGTCCTGCCGCCGCGAGaccggggagggagagagggagggagggtgagacagggaggCCTTGGAGGGTGAGACactggggggggttggagggtgagacactgggggagggttggagggtgagacactgggggggggtctgagggtgagacagtgggggggggttggagggtgagacactgggggggggtctgagggtgagacagtggggggggggttggagggtgagacactgggggggggtctgagggtgAGACAGTGGGGGGCGAGGCAGTGGGGGGCGTTGGGGGTGAGACAGTGGGGGGCGTTGGGGGGTGAGACAGTGGGGGGCGTTGGGGGGTGAGACAGTGGGGGGCGTTGGGGGTGAGACAGTGGGGGGCGTTGGGGGTGAGACAGTGAGCCAGCGATGCCCCGCCCCCCTGAGGACGTCCTGGTCTGGGTGCGTCCTGGTCTGGGTGCGCCCTGGTCTGGGTGCGCCCTGGTCTGGGTGCGCCCTGGTCTGGGTGCGTCCTGGTCTGGGTGCGCCCTGGTCTGGGTGCGCCCTGGTCTGGGTGCGTCCTGGTCTGGGTGCGCCCTGGTCTGGGTGCGCCCTGGTCTGGGTGCGCCCTGGTCTGGGTGCGCCCTGGTCTGGGTGCGCCCACGCTGCGGTGCTCCCAGACCAGCCCCGGCGCACTGAGGCTCTCCAAGGAGAGGTCCGACCCGAGCTCAGGGGGGGGGTTAATTAAACATGTAAAGAAGACCCTGGGTGCGCCTAAGGTAAGTAGAAATCTACGGAGCAATCACAAGCGGTTTAATCCGCAACAGACAGAAAACGATGTTAGAGATTAGATTAGAGATTAAAATAAATGTGCATTGTCCTCTTTTCTCAGAGGACAATGTGTTTCTGCTTTACTTCCAACCAGAAGCGCCAGGGCGATAAGAGAGCCAGAGtgtcatttatattattattattatatttcatttgaTGGGCAGCCATATTTGGAACTCAATTAGGCCAGACTGACCTTCATTATGAAACAGTATAAGGACTCGCAGGCTAATGGTGCCACTACGTCTCTAACATTGTAGTAGTGCAGTCGTAACATAGATGTATACAAATAATGAGTGGGACCTggagaaatgaatgaatgaatgaatgatgttGAATTCACTTCAAATGGAGGATGGCTACTTAGTGGAAAGGGAAATGGGCTTCACGTTGCAGGCTCACTGACCTTTGACTGAAGGGTGTTCGAGCCGGTGAAATATGCTCGGGCGTATTCCTTCACATAAGCAGGAGCCTGTAATTTacacaagaacaacaaaaatcACACTTAAGGCATGAGAGTGAATTGGTGTCAAATCAGTTCTGCTTCAGGAGAGCGCTGCACTCTGGCTTTTGAAGGCTCCAGTCTGATGGCCTTTTGTATTGAACCACTCCTGTGAATTGGGTCAACACTGACTGTTATTTAACTGTGGTGAGAATATTCTCCATGTTGGGGTCGTTTGATGGTAGTTTGACAACCAATCAAATAGCCACTGTTTTAAAGTTGGGCCAACTGGGaacgtttaaaatgtaaattataCCCCATCCACATGTAACCATGGAAACAAGACCACTTGGCATTCAGCTATTTTAGTCAGGGGGCTTAGGAACATAATGAGAATATTTTAAACCCAACGCAGGTAATATAAATCTATTTGTTCAAAAGATTTCCCTTCCCTGTACGTGCACCAACAGGGTCAATATTTGATGTGAACCACCACAATACAAATCACAAATCCGGCTAAACAAGGTTGAAAATATTATACTGGGATTTATGATCCAACTAGTCGCAAATGGCCACTCAAATAATAGGAAATCATGTGAAGCGTTAATACAGTCAAATcttgttttaaaatattttagaTAATAATTGAAAGGCATAAGTCGTGCCATTAAATTATTATTGTCAACATGACATGGTAAGAAAACAAATGAAGGAACGATTCTGAGTACTCACCCTGAACAGTTTCTGGGAGTGCTTGATAAGAAACGCTATGCCGTTATTGAGATTCTTGATGTTATTCTGCAGATCGTTGGCCGTCACCTGTAACAAATGACAAGAACAgtactataataataatgagcACAATCCATTTCTGGAAAATTATTGCATATTTATAGTTGGAAATAACACTGAAAAAGTGTTTCAAAAAGGGGGAGCGACatgtaaagaaataaagaaataatggaAGGGTGCTGCTTTGTGTTTTCTTAAACAAGTTTTCCTTAACATGGTCCGATAAGTTGTTTTATAAAAGCATCACCTTTCAGACAACCCATGACCGTTAGCCATATCTTTAGACTACAGACATATCGAGACCAAAGAACCCGCAGGCGCCCTACGTTCTTGGGCCAGATGATGTGCGGGGCGAACATGGTGGCCAGGTTGATGGCGGACATCTTGTTGGCGTGCTGGTTGCGGGCGGTGTGGTACAGCAGGTCCAGCAGCAGCTTCAGCAGGCTGCGGTTGGCCGGCGGCAGCAGCATGAAGAGCAGCTGGAAGGCCTCGATCTGACGCTCCTTGTCGGGAACATCCGTCTTGTTCCCTTGCTCGTCAAACAGAGTGCGTTCTGGGAAAAGAGACCCACGAAAACAAGGACTTAAATCCGGGGTTACCACTCTTTGGTAATGATACGTTTCAAGCACTTTTCAAGGACCAGTTCAGGTTTTTCCAGGCCCAAAATAAGGCTTAGGCGGCAGGAGTGGAGGAGAAGCGCGCGCGGAGGGACTTAGTCTCAGCTCCCAGAAACTGGGAGGGAACTAAATGAATGGCCTtattatatacatgtatacaccCAGGAAATACTAACTATTTATTATTGTAAACTCTGATCTGCTCTGGCTTGGTGGTCAGAAGACGCCGTGGCAACCCTGTAAATCAATCTTTTAGCTTTCTACCACATATTAACTGCCCAAACCTCTGCCCAACTACTTACTTCTTTTCAATGCATTCCTATGCAATGAAAATGTACCGAATCCTCCAAACCCTCATCTTGTTAATAACTCCATACAAATATGTTGCCGTTGAAGGTCAAAATCGGAGAAGAATATAGAACTTAATTGACATGATATTGGTTGGCTGACAATCCTGTGAGTTCAAAGTGTGCTTTTCAATCCTAATCCACTGAACGTGGTTGACTATGTGTGAGCATACCAGCGATCTTCAGG
Above is a window of Gadus morhua chromosome 15, gadMor3.0, whole genome shotgun sequence DNA encoding:
- the LOC115559577 gene encoding LOW QUALITY PROTEIN: rho GTPase-activating protein 19-like (The sequence of the model RefSeq protein was modified relative to this genomic sequence to represent the inferred CDS: deleted 1 base in 1 codon), which encodes MAAKNYTHNINNSKHDRRGTVCSVVISQEASGSGKPVIFNPDFFVERLRHDRPQAFADIVLSNITRLIDLPGDEFAQLTGDTEPRLPSHNGFLRSFNFLKRKDKGLVFGAPLTEEGISQIYQLIEYLSKNLHVEGLFRVPGHSLRQAALREMLNSGAEIDLETGDFHPNDAATLLKTFLGELPEPLLTHRHYHAHLKIAERTLFDEQGNKTDVPDKERQIEAFQLLFMLLPPANRSLLKLLLDLLYHTARNQHANKMSAINLATMFAPHIIWPKNVTANDLQNNIKNLNNGIAFLIKHSQKLFRAPAYVKEYARAYFTGSNTLQSKDDLSLCSSGESASTRPPPPPAPLSARGGGPPGAGSPAGGTPHTEHALRELHQQICSLPASAKKKRLVRQLEKQKPGTPAPDPQSPFNRKHRRSRSFGGIIKRRVLGNQASADKTNGRPGLPADSHGKENAISTGKTCAGPAKETSV